A section of the Streptomyces sp. CG1 genome encodes:
- a CDS encoding ATP-binding protein produces the protein MHDPSSGHFRALTVYAEDPDCVKAARDMVGSYLTTWSLGYVVDDAKLVVSELVGNVVHHAVPDERLAMPGAKRRIDVWLINWPGLLGIGVLDEDSNPPDLPAGEFLSPELAGDFVEALVPDRGRGLLIVQRLADAVWWSPGLKGAGKSVWCRFDLDRVWAESSA, from the coding sequence GTGCATGACCCTTCCAGCGGCCACTTCCGGGCGCTGACGGTCTACGCCGAGGACCCGGACTGCGTGAAGGCTGCGCGGGACATGGTCGGCTCCTACCTCACGACCTGGAGCTTGGGATACGTGGTCGATGACGCGAAGCTCGTCGTGTCAGAACTGGTCGGCAACGTCGTCCACCACGCCGTACCGGATGAGCGCCTGGCGATGCCCGGTGCGAAGCGGCGCATCGACGTATGGCTGATCAACTGGCCGGGACTGCTCGGGATCGGCGTCCTCGACGAGGACTCGAATCCGCCCGACCTCCCGGCGGGTGAGTTCCTCTCGCCGGAACTGGCAGGTGACTTCGTTGAGGCTCTGGTACCGGACCGGGGGCGCGGGCTGCTGATCGTTCAGCGTCTGGCTGATGCAGTGTGGTGGTCGCCGGGGCTCAAGGGCGCTGGCAAGTCGGTGTGGTGCCGGTTTGACCTTGATCGAGTCTGGGCCGAGTCCTCGGCCTGA
- a CDS encoding TetR/AcrR family transcriptional regulator, which yields MSVRTPGASRADLVADAALALLAERGMRGLTHRAVDEAAGLPPGSTSNVARTRQALLELAVRRHAEREGRVLDLTETPDPSAGPDALADGLALAVHRSLTEGRELLIARYELALEATRRPELRAFYDRTGAVFKEQLAALLTAVGSPDPARHVLSLVAWADGLMFSCAAGSFSAEVPGLAEVRAGLRELLAGMLGR from the coding sequence ATGTCCGTACGCACCCCCGGCGCCTCCCGTGCCGATCTCGTCGCCGACGCCGCCCTGGCCCTGCTCGCCGAGCGCGGGATGCGCGGGCTGACGCACCGCGCCGTGGACGAGGCGGCCGGGCTGCCGCCCGGCTCGACCTCGAACGTGGCCCGCACCCGGCAGGCGCTGCTGGAACTCGCGGTACGACGGCATGCCGAACGCGAGGGACGAGTGCTGGATCTGACGGAGACGCCGGATCCGAGCGCCGGTCCCGACGCGCTGGCCGACGGGCTGGCCCTCGCCGTGCACCGCTCCCTGACCGAGGGCCGCGAGCTGCTGATCGCCCGCTACGAACTCGCTCTGGAGGCCACCCGCCGTCCCGAGCTACGGGCCTTCTACGACCGGACCGGGGCCGTCTTCAAGGAACAGCTGGCCGCCCTGCTCACCGCCGTGGGCTCGCCCGACCCGGCGCGGCATGTGCTGTCCCTGGTCGCCTGGGCCGACGGGTTGATGTTCTCGTGCGCGGCGGGTTCGTTCAGCGCCGAGGTGCCGGGCCTGGCGGAAGTGCGGGCGGGGCTGCGGGAGTTGCTGGCCGGAATGCTGGGCCGGTGA
- a CDS encoding nuclear transport factor 2 family protein — translation MTQRTELATVLDRLAVDELITAYAVAVDDGDWTAYRRLFTADGRADYRSAGGIEGDAGRIAEWLTESLALFAMRQHLIVNRRVRFGILDHDTGDTASVRADYLNPMRFTTTDGPTAPDLICGGRYDFALLRTPEGWRLREVVVKEKWRSLSAEGAATP, via the coding sequence ATGACGCAGCGTACCGAGCTGGCGACCGTGCTGGACCGGCTTGCCGTGGACGAGCTGATCACCGCGTACGCGGTGGCGGTGGACGACGGCGACTGGACGGCGTACCGAAGGCTGTTCACGGCGGACGGACGGGCCGACTACCGTTCGGCCGGCGGCATAGAGGGCGACGCCGGGCGGATCGCCGAATGGCTCACCGAGAGCCTTGCTCTGTTCGCCATGCGCCAGCACCTGATCGTCAACCGCCGGGTCCGCTTCGGCATCCTCGACCATGACACCGGCGACACGGCATCAGTACGAGCCGACTACCTCAACCCGATGCGCTTCACGACCACCGACGGCCCCACGGCCCCGGACCTGATCTGCGGCGGCCGCTACGACTTCGCGCTGCTGAGGACACCGGAGGGCTGGCGCCTGCGAGAGGTGGTTGTCAAGGAAAAATGGCGCAGCCTCTCAGCCGAGGGAGCTGCAACCCCCTAG
- a CDS encoding replication initiator, whose amino-acid sequence MRQLPEADRDAIRLAQDPKFPRLLEQITATGGCAHPVHLSGSTTTVDGTTGEILHHYDTRTEPGERLLVRCRNRRATVCPACSRLHAGDTYHLVRAGLLGGKNVPATVRHRPRLFVTLTAPSFGPVHRAGELCRPRRDGGTCEHGRPLGCGAVHAPDTPVIGQPLCPDCYDYSAHVLWHAHASKLWDRFVIDVRRRLASSVGLVQSGFARHARLSFARVAEYQRRAAVHVHAVIRLDGPNGPDDEPPAWATAELLIDAVRASARRVLVRTVYSPAAGELALRWGAQVDARSLDAGGAGPDDDAVAAYVAKYVTKGASDTGAGTDHPLTTWADIESAPVNGHVRALIRTCWRLGSLPEYEPLRLRAWAHTLGYRGHILTKSRAYSTTYAALRAERAHHMGHPDMPDAVTERQWRYVGSGHTPGAALLSTGIADDLARNREIAREELHWAGVSR is encoded by the coding sequence CTGCGTCAGCTCCCCGAAGCAGACCGCGACGCCATCCGCCTCGCACAAGACCCGAAGTTTCCCCGCCTGCTGGAGCAGATCACCGCCACCGGCGGCTGCGCCCACCCCGTCCACCTCTCCGGCTCCACCACCACAGTGGACGGCACCACTGGCGAGATCCTCCACCACTACGACACCCGCACCGAGCCCGGCGAACGCCTCCTCGTCCGCTGCCGCAACCGCCGCGCAACCGTCTGCCCGGCCTGCTCCCGCCTTCACGCCGGAGACACCTACCACCTGGTCCGTGCGGGTCTCCTCGGCGGCAAGAATGTCCCGGCGACCGTGCGGCACCGGCCCCGGCTCTTCGTCACCCTGACCGCCCCGTCCTTCGGCCCCGTCCACCGTGCCGGGGAGCTGTGCCGCCCTCGACGCGACGGCGGCACCTGCGAACACGGCCGTCCCCTGGGCTGCGGCGCCGTCCACGCCCCGGACACGCCGGTCATCGGCCAACCGCTGTGCCCCGACTGCTACGACTACAGCGCGCACGTCCTCTGGCACGCACACGCCTCCAAGCTCTGGGACCGCTTTGTCATCGACGTCCGGCGCCGCCTCGCCTCCTCGGTCGGCCTCGTACAGTCCGGCTTCGCCAGGCACGCCCGGCTCTCCTTCGCCCGCGTCGCCGAGTACCAGCGGCGGGCGGCGGTCCACGTGCACGCCGTCATCCGCCTCGACGGCCCCAACGGACCCGACGACGAACCCCCGGCCTGGGCTACTGCGGAACTCCTCATCGATGCCGTACGTGCCTCCGCCCGGCGGGTCCTGGTCCGCACGGTCTACAGCCCGGCCGCAGGAGAGCTGGCCTTGCGCTGGGGCGCCCAGGTCGACGCCCGGTCTCTGGACGCCGGCGGCGCCGGACCCGACGATGACGCCGTGGCCGCGTACGTGGCCAAGTACGTCACCAAGGGAGCCAGCGACACGGGCGCCGGCACCGACCACCCACTCACCACCTGGGCGGATATCGAGTCGGCTCCCGTCAACGGCCACGTCCGCGCCCTCATACGCACGTGCTGGCGCCTCGGCAGCCTCCCCGAGTACGAACCCCTCCGCCTCCGCGCCTGGGCCCACACCCTCGGCTACAGGGGCCACATCCTCACCAAGTCGCGCGCCTACTCGACGACATACGCGGCACTCCGCGCCGAACGTGCCCACCACATGGGCCACCCCGACATGCCCGACGCGGTCACCGAACGGCAATGGCGCTACGTCGGCTCTGGCCACACCCCTGGCGCCGCCCTCCTCTCCACCGGAATCGCGGACGATCTGGCGCGCAACCGCGAGATCGCCCGCGAAGAGCTCCACTGGGCCGGGGTGAGCCGTTGA
- a CDS encoding recombinase family protein — protein MAEDDRNQQTDAQLQRALRARKAAGTQRAKKHRSDWTGESAAIYCRISHVNDDDQTGVERQERICRDVAERLGLIVAEDQVFVDNNRSAWQRKRKRPGWDALLTEAGEGRVRHVLTYHPDRLMRQPRDLEELLQIADDHDITLHGQANRRDLADPDDRFFLRIEVAHACRSSDDTSRRLIDSMIDRAQDGRPHTGRRRYGYDKTGTVIIPEEAAIVREIFTRYLDGVSPVQLAKELYERGEKTAEGRNWSAPRVRDVLDSRHVAGIRVFRGEEIGDGEWPAIIDRGMWREVRERRAYRAAKLANGKRPSRFYLLRGVVTCTGCGGIMGGSGGSGAKYVCGRNTHKLDVPRCNRVISAPILEEFVSEATINLLERLDLTEAPAPSELSEEDRAAIEADRRELDELKDMWENQELKTREYREMRKTVEARIAEVERKMIVRPTAEVLDGLVGPHARESWEALKKAEDYQRMNAVMRFLFAAVKIKEATRKGRQFDYGRIDIEQNPIWT, from the coding sequence ATGGCCGAAGACGACAGGAACCAGCAGACGGACGCCCAGTTACAGCGAGCGCTCCGGGCCAGGAAGGCAGCCGGTACGCAGAGGGCGAAGAAGCACCGGTCCGACTGGACGGGGGAGTCAGCGGCGATCTACTGCCGTATCTCCCACGTGAACGACGACGACCAGACGGGCGTGGAGCGCCAGGAGCGCATCTGCCGCGATGTGGCCGAGCGTCTCGGACTCATCGTCGCCGAAGATCAAGTCTTCGTGGACAACAACCGCTCGGCATGGCAGCGGAAGCGCAAGCGGCCGGGGTGGGACGCGCTTCTCACCGAGGCCGGCGAGGGCCGTGTCCGTCACGTCCTCACCTACCACCCGGACCGGCTGATGCGACAGCCGCGCGATCTCGAAGAGCTGTTGCAGATCGCCGACGATCACGACATCACGCTGCACGGCCAGGCGAACCGGCGCGATCTCGCGGACCCCGATGACCGGTTCTTCCTGCGCATCGAGGTGGCCCACGCGTGCCGGTCCAGTGACGACACGTCGCGCCGCCTGATCGACTCCATGATCGACCGTGCCCAGGACGGACGGCCGCACACCGGCAGGCGACGCTACGGCTACGACAAGACCGGCACGGTAATCATCCCCGAAGAAGCCGCCATCGTGCGGGAGATCTTCACTCGCTACCTCGACGGTGTGAGCCCGGTTCAACTGGCCAAGGAGTTGTACGAGCGTGGCGAGAAGACCGCCGAGGGGCGCAACTGGAGTGCCCCGCGGGTGCGGGACGTTCTCGACAGTCGCCATGTCGCCGGAATCCGGGTCTTCCGGGGCGAGGAGATCGGGGATGGTGAGTGGCCCGCGATCATCGACCGGGGAATGTGGCGTGAAGTACGGGAGCGCCGGGCCTACCGTGCCGCGAAGTTGGCGAACGGCAAGCGACCGAGCAGGTTCTATCTGCTGCGTGGCGTGGTCACCTGCACGGGGTGCGGCGGGATCATGGGCGGATCAGGGGGAAGCGGCGCCAAGTACGTCTGCGGTCGCAACACGCACAAGCTTGATGTCCCACGCTGCAACAGGGTCATCTCGGCGCCCATCCTCGAAGAGTTCGTGAGCGAAGCCACGATCAATCTCCTTGAGCGTCTCGACCTGACAGAAGCGCCGGCGCCCTCGGAACTGTCGGAAGAGGACCGAGCAGCAATCGAGGCGGACCGGCGCGAACTCGACGAGCTCAAAGACATGTGGGAGAACCAGGAGTTGAAGACGCGGGAGTACCGCGAGATGCGCAAGACGGTTGAGGCGCGCATCGCTGAAGTAGAGCGCAAGATGATCGTTCGTCCGACCGCTGAGGTTCTGGACGGTCTTGTTGGCCCGCACGCGCGGGAGAGCTGGGAAGCGCTGAAGAAGGCGGAGGACTACCAGCGGATGAACGCCGTCATGCGCTTCCTGTTCGCGGCAGTCAAGATTAAAGAGGCGACGCGGAAGGGGAGGCAGTTCGACTACGGCAGGATCGACATCGAGCAGAACCCCATCTGGACCTGA
- a CDS encoding Gfo/Idh/MocA family protein, with protein sequence MKVGCIGLGDIAQKAYLPVLGTQPGVDLHLQTRTPATLDRVADTLHLPAGRRHTTLDSLLAAGLDAAFVHAPTAVHPEIVTRLLQAGVPTYVDKPLAYELADSERLVRLAEQRGVSLFVGFNRRYAPGYAQCLDHPRELILMQKNRIGLPEEPRSMILDDFIHVVDTLRFLVPGPVDDVTVRARVVDGLLHHVVLQLGGDGFTALGVMNRLSGSTEEILEVSGQDTKRQVLNLAEVIDHKGQPTVRRRGDWVPVARQRGIEQTVLAFLDAVRAGKVLSARDALATHELCERVVRAVRDRCAAA encoded by the coding sequence GTGAAGGTCGGCTGCATCGGACTCGGGGACATCGCGCAGAAGGCATACCTGCCGGTGCTGGGCACGCAGCCGGGGGTCGACCTGCATCTGCAGACCCGGACGCCCGCCACCCTCGACCGGGTCGCGGACACCCTGCACCTGCCCGCCGGCCGGCGGCACACCACGCTCGACTCCCTGCTCGCGGCGGGCCTCGACGCGGCCTTCGTGCACGCGCCGACCGCCGTCCACCCCGAGATCGTCACCCGGCTGCTCCAGGCAGGCGTACCGACGTACGTGGACAAGCCGCTCGCCTACGAACTCGCCGACTCCGAACGGCTGGTGCGTCTCGCCGAGCAGCGCGGGGTCTCCCTCTTCGTCGGCTTCAACCGCCGGTACGCCCCCGGGTACGCGCAGTGCCTGGACCACCCGCGCGAGCTGATCCTCATGCAGAAGAACCGGATCGGGTTGCCCGAGGAACCGCGCTCGATGATCCTGGACGACTTCATCCATGTCGTCGACACCCTGCGGTTCCTGGTGCCAGGACCGGTCGACGACGTGACCGTGCGCGCCCGCGTCGTGGACGGACTGCTGCACCACGTCGTGCTCCAGCTCGGCGGCGACGGCTTCACCGCGCTCGGTGTGATGAACCGGCTCAGCGGTTCCACGGAGGAGATCCTGGAGGTCTCCGGGCAGGACACCAAGCGTCAGGTGCTCAACCTCGCCGAGGTGATCGACCACAAAGGCCAGCCGACCGTGCGCCGCCGCGGCGACTGGGTGCCGGTGGCCCGGCAGCGCGGCATCGAGCAGACGGTCCTCGCCTTCCTCGACGCCGTGCGCGCCGGGAAGGTACTCAGCGCCCGGGACGCGCTGGCGACCCATGAACTGTGCGAGCGGGTGGTACGAGCGGTTCGGGACCGCTGCGCCGCAGCCTGA
- a CDS encoding GntR family transcriptional regulator, whose amino-acid sequence MSEIQRPGALYQQVAAAIREAILSGEFAPDSLLPSEAQLMEKYGVSRPTVRNAIAALRAEGLIDVRHGKGSFVRSSGQPTLTLERRISRTPDDKFVMPNGDIWQEAEEPSTYRSHTTKDTGRLLQLGEEEALFGCDRLLIDPSTGTRAMHRTLIPFEVADAVPMLGKEPCKPPAALYWVLTQAGHKLSWTETVRAHMPLPDERATLRLPDATPILHVARVAHGTDDRPLILEELRFGADRAELAYRITADKQTARRTRT is encoded by the coding sequence ATGTCGGAGATCCAGCGCCCAGGAGCCCTCTACCAGCAGGTGGCCGCAGCGATCCGCGAAGCAATCCTGTCCGGCGAGTTCGCCCCGGACTCCCTCTTGCCGTCCGAAGCCCAGCTCATGGAGAAGTACGGCGTCTCTCGCCCGACGGTCCGTAACGCCATCGCGGCTCTGCGGGCCGAGGGCCTCATCGACGTCCGGCACGGCAAGGGCAGCTTCGTACGCTCCAGCGGACAGCCCACCCTCACCCTCGAACGACGCATCAGCCGCACCCCGGACGACAAGTTCGTCATGCCCAACGGCGACATCTGGCAAGAAGCCGAGGAACCGAGCACCTACCGCAGCCACACCACGAAAGACACCGGCCGACTCCTCCAACTCGGCGAAGAGGAAGCGCTGTTCGGCTGTGACCGACTGCTGATCGACCCCAGCACCGGCACGCGCGCCATGCACCGGACCCTCATCCCCTTCGAGGTCGCCGACGCCGTACCCATGCTCGGCAAGGAGCCGTGCAAGCCACCCGCGGCCCTCTACTGGGTCCTCACCCAGGCCGGACACAAACTGTCCTGGACCGAGACCGTACGGGCACACATGCCCCTGCCGGACGAGCGGGCGACCCTCCGCCTGCCGGACGCGACACCGATCCTGCACGTGGCCCGCGTCGCGCACGGAACCGACGACCGCCCGCTGATCCTCGAAGAGCTGCGCTTCGGCGCGGACCGTGCCGAACTCGCCTACCGGATCACCGCCGACAAGCAGACCGCGCGACGCACCCGCACCTGA
- a CDS encoding FtsK/SpoIIIE domain-containing protein, giving the protein MAPILFVLVIAVLAWVFVVGDLVRRHRPSWHWYLVGYPATACRAVFTWRKVAQLNDLAVAKRPPRGLLGDLVVKGDPLRPVPPRISFPRATRTGLTVVVRLHAGQTPATFLKAADALVHAWKVHAVRVTSPERGLVLLTATATDPLQRPGLASAPAELLSALIGVLETGGAWVMNLRLVPHWLIVGATRSGKSTLLARLITQLAPQPVALVGIDCKGGMELGLFARRLSALATCRREAVAVLSALVVDMQDRMSACRAAGVRSIWELPDKVRPVPVVVIVDEIAELYLSDGTRESKAEAEQCSTLLLRIGQLGAALGLHLVVAGQRVGSDLGPGVTALRAQLGGRICHRVNDPGTAEMTLGDLNKDAVAVAQSITAEERGVAVCTGPDGGWSRARSHLTATDEAVFTSRKYAATTPELPAIGRALAGLEGDAK; this is encoded by the coding sequence ATGGCACCGATCCTGTTCGTGCTCGTCATCGCCGTGCTGGCGTGGGTGTTCGTCGTCGGTGACCTGGTCCGCCGGCACCGTCCGTCCTGGCACTGGTACCTGGTCGGCTACCCGGCGACCGCTTGCCGGGCGGTGTTCACCTGGCGGAAGGTCGCCCAGCTCAACGACCTTGCCGTAGCCAAGCGACCGCCGCGCGGGCTCCTCGGGGACCTGGTCGTCAAGGGTGACCCCCTGCGGCCGGTGCCTCCCCGGATCTCCTTCCCGCGGGCCACCCGCACGGGCCTGACCGTGGTGGTGCGGCTGCACGCGGGCCAGACCCCGGCCACCTTCCTGAAAGCGGCGGATGCGCTGGTGCACGCGTGGAAGGTCCACGCGGTGCGTGTCACCTCCCCGGAACGCGGACTCGTGCTGCTGACCGCGACAGCCACGGATCCGCTCCAGCGGCCCGGCTTAGCCTCGGCCCCCGCCGAGCTGCTGTCCGCTCTCATCGGCGTCCTGGAGACCGGCGGCGCCTGGGTGATGAACCTGCGGCTCGTGCCCCACTGGCTCATCGTCGGGGCCACCCGCTCGGGCAAGTCCACGCTGCTGGCCCGGCTGATCACCCAGCTCGCTCCTCAGCCGGTCGCCCTGGTCGGCATCGACTGCAAAGGCGGCATGGAACTGGGCCTGTTCGCCCGCAGGTTGAGCGCGCTGGCCACCTGTCGGCGTGAAGCGGTCGCCGTGCTCTCGGCACTCGTGGTCGACATGCAGGACCGGATGAGCGCCTGCCGCGCGGCCGGAGTGCGCTCCATCTGGGAACTGCCGGACAAGGTGCGGCCGGTGCCGGTCGTCGTGATCGTGGACGAGATCGCGGAACTGTACCTGTCCGACGGCACCCGCGAGAGCAAGGCGGAAGCCGAACAGTGCTCCACGCTCCTGCTCAGGATCGGGCAGCTCGGGGCCGCGCTCGGGCTGCACCTGGTCGTGGCCGGACAGCGGGTCGGCTCCGACCTCGGCCCCGGTGTCACCGCTCTGCGTGCCCAGCTCGGCGGACGGATCTGCCACCGGGTCAACGACCCCGGCACCGCCGAGATGACTCTCGGCGACCTGAACAAGGACGCGGTGGCCGTGGCCCAGTCGATCACGGCGGAGGAACGCGGTGTGGCCGTCTGCACCGGCCCGGACGGTGGCTGGAGCCGTGCCCGCTCCCACCTCACCGCGACCGACGAGGCCGTGTTCACGTCCCGGAAGTACGCCGCAACGACCCCGGAGCTGCCCGCCATCGGCCGCGCTCTCGCCGGTCTGGAAGGAGACGCCAAGTGA
- a CDS encoding FAD-dependent monooxygenase: protein MPQSARAIVIGGGIGGLTAAAALHGRGWDVTVLERAPSLEPVGAAISLAPNALRALDVLGIGDEIRDLAAWQGDGGLRTPGGRWLSRSSAEAAAARFGGPLVLLPRATLIDRLAALLPPGAVRTAAAATLDGPGDSRRPARVSVGGQELEAELVVGADGINSRVRRVLFPLHPGPVYAGFTTWRVLIPVPGVEFASHETWGRGRIWGTHPLKDGRVYAYAAATTPAGERPPDDEKAELLRRFGDWHDPVPAVLAAARPEDVLRHDVHHIATPLPAHHLGRVALLGDAAHAMPPTLGQGGNQAIEDAIVLAHHGDDLAAYTAARLPRTTAIARQAVRVARLNMAGNPAAVAVRDIVVAALSKAGPALFLRGFDGIADWRPPYAAGKTIAGKP, encoded by the coding sequence ATGCCACAGTCGGCGCGCGCGATCGTCATCGGCGGCGGAATCGGAGGCCTGACCGCGGCGGCGGCCCTGCACGGCAGAGGCTGGGACGTGACCGTGCTGGAGCGAGCCCCCTCCCTGGAACCGGTCGGCGCGGCCATCTCCCTGGCCCCCAACGCCCTGCGCGCCCTGGACGTGCTCGGCATCGGCGACGAGATCCGCGACCTCGCCGCCTGGCAGGGAGACGGTGGGCTGCGCACTCCGGGTGGGCGCTGGCTGTCGCGTTCCAGCGCCGAGGCCGCCGCCGCCCGCTTCGGCGGGCCACTGGTCCTGCTGCCCCGCGCCACCCTGATCGACCGGCTCGCCGCCCTGCTCCCGCCCGGCGCCGTCCGCACCGCGGCAGCCGCGACCCTCGACGGCCCCGGGGACAGCCGACGGCCCGCCCGGGTGAGCGTCGGCGGGCAGGAGCTGGAGGCCGAGCTGGTGGTCGGCGCGGACGGCATCAACTCCCGTGTCCGCAGGGTTCTTTTCCCGCTCCACCCCGGCCCGGTGTACGCGGGGTTCACCACCTGGCGGGTGCTCATCCCGGTGCCCGGCGTGGAGTTCGCCTCGCACGAGACCTGGGGGCGGGGCCGCATCTGGGGCACACACCCGCTCAAGGACGGCCGTGTCTACGCCTACGCGGCCGCCACGACCCCGGCGGGCGAGCGGCCGCCGGACGACGAGAAGGCCGAACTCCTGCGCCGGTTCGGCGACTGGCACGACCCCGTCCCGGCCGTCCTCGCCGCCGCCCGTCCCGAGGATGTGCTCCGGCACGACGTCCACCACATCGCCACGCCCCTGCCCGCCCACCACTTGGGCCGGGTCGCCCTGCTCGGGGACGCCGCCCACGCCATGCCGCCGACCCTCGGCCAGGGCGGCAACCAGGCCATCGAGGACGCGATCGTACTCGCCCACCACGGCGACGACCTGGCCGCGTACACCGCCGCCCGCCTCCCGCGCACCACCGCGATCGCCCGCCAGGCCGTCAGGGTCGCCCGCCTGAACATGGCCGGCAACCCCGCCGCCGTCGCCGTACGCGACATCGTCGTCGCGGCCCTGTCGAAGGCCGGACCCGCGCTCTTCCTGCGTGGTTTCGACGGCATCGCCGACTGGCGGCCCCCTTATGCTGCCGGGAAGACCATCGCCGGAAAGCCGTAG
- the lnt gene encoding apolipoprotein N-acyltransferase, giving the protein MRTINHWLTSPWRRSGIAALAGALPVLAFPAPSLWWFAYVALVPWILLARSSPTGRRAAYDGWSGGFGFLLAVHHWLLPSLHVFIFLIAALLGALWAPWGWLVRRYLGEQPSPGRGAVALLVLPSAWLMVELVRSWQGLGGPWGMLGASQWQVSPALRLASVGGVWLLSFLIVAVNVAAAVLISVREARVPAVASLVATAAATSAAWAWAPRPEADGRVRIAVVQPGIMDGGLRRFDREEQLTRQLVGQHLDLVVWGESSVGFDLGDRPDLTRRIAALSRETGADVLVNVDARRSDLPGIYKSSVLVGPNGLTRYRYDKMRLVPFGEYIPARSLLGWATSVGKAAGEDRRRGTEQVVMNVGHGLRIGPLICFETAFPDMSRHLAEDGADVLLGQSATSTFQGSWAPEQHASLAALRAAETGRPMVHATLTGVSAVYGPGGQRLGPWLGTDANTARVYDVPLAHGITPYVRYGDWPVQGALLVLAALCATEGVRTLRLRRSGPEPLVPPARTVHGSPARPGR; this is encoded by the coding sequence ATGAGGACGATCAACCACTGGCTCACCTCCCCCTGGCGCCGCTCCGGCATCGCCGCCCTCGCCGGTGCCCTGCCCGTGCTCGCATTCCCCGCCCCCTCCCTGTGGTGGTTCGCGTACGTCGCTCTCGTCCCCTGGATCCTGCTGGCCCGCTCGTCCCCGACCGGCCGACGGGCCGCGTACGACGGCTGGAGCGGCGGCTTCGGCTTCCTGCTGGCGGTGCACCACTGGCTGCTGCCCAGCCTGCACGTGTTCATCTTCCTGATCGCCGCCCTGCTGGGCGCGCTCTGGGCGCCCTGGGGCTGGCTGGTGCGCCGCTACCTCGGCGAGCAGCCGTCGCCGGGCCGGGGCGCCGTCGCGCTGCTGGTGCTGCCGTCGGCCTGGCTGATGGTGGAGCTGGTGCGGTCCTGGCAGGGGCTCGGCGGGCCGTGGGGCATGCTGGGCGCCAGCCAGTGGCAGGTGTCGCCCGCGCTGCGGCTGGCCTCGGTCGGCGGGGTGTGGCTGCTCAGCTTCCTGATCGTGGCCGTGAACGTGGCGGCGGCCGTACTGATCTCCGTGCGTGAGGCGCGGGTACCGGCCGTGGCCTCGCTGGTCGCCACGGCCGCCGCGACCTCGGCCGCGTGGGCCTGGGCGCCGCGCCCGGAGGCGGACGGGAGGGTCCGGATCGCCGTCGTGCAGCCGGGGATCATGGACGGTGGCCTGAGGCGGTTCGACCGCGAGGAGCAGCTGACCCGGCAGCTCGTCGGGCAACACCTCGACCTGGTCGTATGGGGCGAGTCCAGCGTCGGCTTCGATCTGGGCGACCGGCCCGATCTGACCCGGCGGATCGCCGCGCTGTCCCGCGAGACCGGCGCCGATGTGCTGGTGAACGTGGACGCCCGCCGCTCCGACCTGCCCGGCATCTACAAGAGCTCGGTGCTGGTCGGCCCGAACGGCCTGACCCGCTACCGGTACGACAAGATGCGGCTCGTGCCCTTCGGCGAGTACATACCCGCCCGCTCGCTGCTCGGCTGGGCCACCTCGGTCGGCAAGGCCGCAGGCGAGGACCGCAGGCGGGGCACCGAGCAGGTCGTGATGAACGTCGGGCACGGGCTGCGGATCGGCCCGCTGATCTGCTTCGAGACTGCGTTCCCGGACATGAGCCGGCATCTGGCGGAGGACGGCGCCGATGTCCTGCTCGGCCAGTCCGCCACGTCCACCTTCCAGGGCAGCTGGGCGCCGGAGCAGCACGCCTCGCTGGCCGCGCTGCGGGCCGCCGAGACCGGCCGCCCGATGGTGCACGCGACCCTCACCGGTGTCTCGGCCGTGTACGGGCCGGGCGGGCAGCGGCTCGGGCCGTGGCTCGGCACCGACGCGAACACCGCCCGGGTGTACGACGTACCGCTCGCGCACGGCATCACGCCCTACGTCCGCTACGGCGACTGGCCGGTGCAGGGCGCGCTGCTGGTGCTCGCCGCGCTGTGCGCCACGGAGGGCGTACGGACACTCAGGCTGCGGCGCAGCGGTCCCGAACCGCTCGTACCACCCGCTCGCACAGTTCATGGGTCGCCAGCGCGTCCCGGGCGCTGA